In one window of Streptomyces sp. FXJ1.172 DNA:
- a CDS encoding MATE family efflux transporter, giving the protein MTQAPAIPRATHRRHDREIVALAVPAFGALVAEPLFVMADSAIVGHLGTAQLAGLGVASALLTTAVSVFVFLAYATTAAVARRVGAGDLPAAIRQGMDGIWLALLLGTGVIAVVLPLAPGIVDLFGASTTASPYATTYLRISSLGIPAMLIVLAATGVLRGLQNTRTPLYVAVAGFAANGALNAGLVYGAGLGIAGSAWGTVIAQYGMAAVYLTVVVRGAHRHGAPLRPDAAGIRASAQAGVPLLVRTLSLRAILMIATAVAAHLGDADIAAHQIILSLWSLLAFALDAIAIAGQAIIGRYLGADDTEGAREACRRMVQWGIATGVVLGLLVVAARPLFLPLFTSDSVVKDTALPALLMVALSQPVCGIVFVLDGVLMGAGDGPYLAGAMVITLVVFVPAALLVPTLGGGLTALWAAMTLMMAVRVLTLWLRTRSGRWIVTGATR; this is encoded by the coding sequence ATGACACAGGCTCCCGCGATACCCAGGGCCACCCACCGGCGGCACGACCGAGAGATCGTCGCGCTGGCCGTCCCGGCCTTCGGCGCACTTGTCGCCGAGCCTCTATTCGTCATGGCGGACAGCGCGATCGTCGGCCATCTCGGAACCGCGCAGCTCGCCGGTCTCGGCGTCGCCTCCGCTCTCCTCACCACCGCCGTGAGCGTCTTCGTCTTCCTCGCCTACGCCACCACGGCCGCCGTGGCCCGGCGCGTCGGCGCGGGAGATCTGCCGGCGGCCATCCGGCAGGGGATGGACGGCATCTGGCTGGCGCTGCTGCTCGGCACCGGCGTCATCGCCGTCGTCCTTCCCCTCGCCCCGGGCATCGTGGACCTCTTCGGCGCCTCCACGACCGCGTCCCCCTACGCCACGACCTATCTGCGCATCTCCTCCCTGGGCATCCCGGCCATGCTCATCGTCCTCGCCGCCACGGGGGTGCTTCGCGGGCTGCAGAACACCAGGACCCCGCTCTACGTCGCCGTCGCGGGCTTCGCCGCCAACGGCGCCCTCAATGCAGGGCTCGTCTACGGCGCCGGACTCGGCATAGCCGGTTCGGCCTGGGGCACGGTCATCGCCCAGTATGGGATGGCGGCCGTCTATCTGACCGTTGTCGTCCGCGGGGCCCACCGGCACGGCGCCCCCCTCCGCCCGGATGCCGCCGGAATCCGGGCCTCGGCTCAGGCAGGCGTTCCGCTCCTGGTCCGCACGTTGTCACTGCGTGCGATCCTCATGATCGCCACAGCGGTCGCGGCGCACCTTGGCGACGCCGACATCGCCGCGCACCAGATCATTCTGTCCCTGTGGAGCCTGCTGGCCTTCGCTCTCGACGCGATCGCGATCGCTGGCCAGGCCATCATCGGCCGTTATCTGGGCGCGGACGACACCGAAGGCGCACGTGAGGCCTGCCGCCGCATGGTGCAGTGGGGCATCGCCACCGGCGTCGTACTCGGTCTGCTCGTAGTGGCCGCCCGTCCGCTCTTCCTCCCGCTGTTCACCAGCGACTCCGTCGTCAAGGACACGGCGCTGCCCGCGCTGCTGATGGTCGCGCTGTCGCAGCCGGTCTGCGGAATCGTCTTCGTCCTGGACGGAGTCCTGATGGGCGCGGGCGACGGACCGTATCTGGCCGGGGCCATGGTGATCACCCTGGTCGTGTTCGTCCCGGCGGCCCTGCTGGTCCCCACGCTCGGCGGTGGACTCACCGCGTTGTGGGCGGCGATGACGCTGATGATGGCGGTCCGCGTGCTGACCTTGTGGCTGCGCACCCGTTCGGGACGCTGGATCGTGACAGGCGCCACCCGCTGA
- a CDS encoding serine hydrolase domain-containing protein, producing MTTSQEELLPATRRALLHRIAVGQAEGRSPSLVAAVVRGGQAVWHGARTSVDGHAPDETVQYRIGSITKTFTAVLVMRLRDEGRLDLGDPLEKHLPGTGAGESTIAELLAHTAGLAAESPAPWWERTPGSLRPELSDVLGEQPFLHPVGRRHHYSNPGYTLLGALVEELRRAPWEEVLRHEILEPLGLHRTSAQPQAPHAGGWAVHPWADALLPEPLEDLGRMAPAGQLWSTTGDLARFAAFLAAGDDRVLSAESVREMRAPAAPAEAADVLDGVTYGLGMQIQRRDGRLLVGHSGSLPGFLANLVISVEDDVAAVVLANCTSGPLVGAVAADLVGIVAEAEPRIPEPWRPLREVDPTVLDLAGQWYWGTNSFGLRVTADGLLALGPLTGRGRRSRFRSNGDGTWTGLEGYFAGELLRPVRHPDGAVSHLDLGSFVFTRQPYDTEAPVPGGVDPDGWRGIG from the coding sequence ATGACGACATCTCAGGAAGAGCTGCTCCCCGCAACCCGACGGGCCCTGTTGCACCGCATCGCCGTGGGGCAGGCCGAAGGACGGTCACCGTCACTGGTCGCGGCCGTCGTGCGGGGCGGGCAGGCCGTGTGGCACGGGGCGAGGACCTCCGTGGACGGGCACGCTCCGGACGAGACCGTGCAGTACCGGATCGGGTCCATCACCAAGACCTTCACCGCCGTCCTGGTGATGCGGCTGCGCGACGAGGGCCGGCTCGACCTCGGTGATCCACTGGAGAAGCATCTGCCAGGCACCGGCGCGGGGGAGTCGACGATCGCCGAACTCCTCGCGCATACCGCCGGTCTGGCGGCCGAATCCCCCGCGCCCTGGTGGGAGCGGACGCCCGGCTCGCTGCGCCCCGAACTGAGCGATGTGCTCGGCGAGCAGCCCTTCCTGCACCCCGTCGGCCGCCGGCACCACTACTCGAACCCCGGCTACACCCTGCTCGGCGCGCTGGTGGAGGAGCTGCGCCGCGCCCCCTGGGAGGAAGTGCTGCGTCACGAGATCTTGGAGCCGCTCGGCCTGCACCGCACGAGCGCGCAGCCGCAGGCTCCGCACGCGGGCGGATGGGCCGTGCATCCGTGGGCGGATGCGCTGTTGCCCGAGCCGCTGGAGGACCTGGGCCGGATGGCCCCGGCCGGCCAGCTGTGGTCGACCACGGGGGACCTCGCGCGGTTCGCCGCGTTTCTGGCCGCGGGAGACGACCGGGTACTGAGCGCGGAGTCGGTGCGAGAGATGCGCGCCCCGGCGGCGCCCGCCGAGGCGGCCGACGTGCTGGACGGGGTCACGTACGGCCTCGGGATGCAGATCCAGCGCCGCGACGGCCGACTCCTTGTCGGGCACAGCGGCTCGCTCCCGGGATTCCTGGCGAATCTCGTCATCAGCGTGGAGGACGACGTGGCCGCAGTTGTCCTCGCGAACTGCACGAGTGGACCACTGGTGGGAGCGGTGGCCGCCGATCTCGTCGGCATCGTCGCCGAGGCGGAGCCGCGGATCCCGGAGCCCTGGCGACCGCTGCGGGAGGTCGATCCGACGGTCCTGGACCTGGCGGGGCAGTGGTACTGGGGAACCAACTCCTTCGGCCTGCGGGTGACCGCCGACGGCCTGCTCGCACTGGGCCCGCTGACCGGCCGCGGCCGACGATCCCGCTTCCGCTCCAACGGCGACGGCACCTGGACCGGCCTGGAGGGCTACTTCGCCGGCGAGCTGCTGCGTCCCGTACGACACCCCGACGGGGCCGTGAGCCACCTCGACCTCGGCTCGTTCGTGTTCACACGGCAGCCGTACGACACCGAGGCACCGGTGCCCGGCGGAGTTGACCCCGATGGGTGGCGAGGCATCGGCTAA
- the rplI gene encoding 50S ribosomal protein L9 translates to MKIILTHEVSGLGAAGDVVDVKDGYARNYLIPRKFAIRWTKGGEKDVEQIRRARKIHEIQTIEQANQVKAQLEGVRVRLAVRSGDAGRLFGSVTPADIASAIKASGGPEVDKRRIELSAPIKTLGAHETSVRLHPEVAAKVNIEVVAA, encoded by the coding sequence ATGAAGATCATCCTCACCCACGAGGTCTCCGGCCTCGGTGCCGCCGGCGACGTTGTCGACGTCAAGGACGGTTACGCTCGCAACTACCTGATCCCGCGGAAGTTCGCTATCCGCTGGACCAAGGGTGGCGAGAAGGACGTCGAGCAGATCCGTCGCGCTCGCAAGATCCACGAGATCCAGACCATCGAGCAGGCCAACCAGGTCAAGGCCCAGCTCGAGGGCGTCAGGGTCCGCCTGGCCGTCCGCTCCGGCGACGCCGGTCGTCTCTTCGGTTCCGTTACCCCGGCCGACATCGCGTCCGCGATCAAGGCTTCCGGTGGCCCCGAGGTCGACAAGCGCCGCATCGAGCTGTCCGCTCCGATCAAGACCCTGGGCGCCCACGAGACGTCCGTGCGTCTGCACCCCGAGGTTGCCGCCAAGGTCAACATCGAGGTCGTCGCGGCCTGA
- the dnaB gene encoding replicative DNA helicase, producing MSISEPLDDPWADSGPSDRLPASRRRDDGGRGRGEQHDRGRENGEWDGGGSSFERVPPQDLDAEQSVLGGMLLSKDAIADVVEILKGHDFYKPAHETIYQAILDVYAKGEPADPITIAAELTKRGEINKVGGASYLHTLVQTVPTAANAEYYAEIVHERAVLRRLVEAGTRITQMGYAADDDVDEIVNRAQAEIYAVTEQRTSEDYLPLGDIMEGALDEIEAIGSRSGEMTGVPTGFTDFDSLTNGLHPGQMIVIAARPAMGKSTLALDFARAASIKHNLPSVIFSLEMGRNEIAMRLLSAEARVALHHMRSGTMTDEDWTRLARRMPDVSAAPLYIDDSPNLSMMEIRAKCRRLKQRNDLKLVVIDYLQLMQSGGSKRAESRQQEVSDMSRNLKLLAKELEIPVIALSQLNRGPEQRTDKKPMVSDLRESGSIEQDADMVILLHREDAYEKESPRAGEADLIVAKHRNGPTATITVAFQGHYSRFVDMAQT from the coding sequence GTGAGCATTTCCGAGCCCTTGGACGATCCATGGGCCGACAGCGGACCCAGTGATCGTCTGCCCGCCTCCCGTCGGCGTGACGACGGCGGCAGGGGTCGTGGCGAACAGCACGACCGGGGCCGGGAGAACGGCGAGTGGGACGGCGGCGGGTCCTCCTTCGAGCGGGTGCCGCCGCAGGACCTGGACGCCGAGCAGTCGGTGCTCGGCGGCATGCTGCTGTCCAAGGACGCCATCGCCGACGTCGTCGAGATCCTCAAGGGCCACGACTTCTACAAGCCCGCGCACGAGACGATCTACCAGGCGATCCTGGACGTCTATGCCAAGGGCGAGCCGGCCGACCCGATCACCATCGCCGCCGAACTCACCAAACGCGGTGAGATCAACAAGGTCGGCGGTGCCTCATATCTGCACACCCTGGTCCAGACCGTCCCGACGGCGGCGAACGCCGAGTACTACGCGGAGATCGTCCACGAGCGGGCAGTCCTGCGGCGCCTGGTCGAGGCCGGCACCCGCATCACCCAGATGGGATACGCGGCCGACGACGACGTCGACGAGATCGTCAACCGCGCCCAGGCCGAGATCTACGCCGTCACCGAGCAGCGCACCAGCGAGGACTACCTGCCGCTCGGCGACATCATGGAGGGTGCGCTCGACGAGATCGAGGCGATCGGCTCGCGCAGCGGCGAGATGACCGGTGTGCCGACCGGGTTCACCGACTTCGACTCGCTGACGAACGGCCTGCACCCCGGCCAGATGATCGTCATCGCGGCCCGGCCCGCCATGGGTAAGTCGACGCTCGCGCTGGACTTCGCGCGGGCCGCCTCGATCAAGCACAATCTGCCGAGCGTCATCTTCTCGCTGGAAATGGGCCGCAACGAGATCGCGATGCGTCTGCTGTCCGCCGAGGCACGGGTCGCGCTGCACCACATGCGGTCCGGCACGATGACCGACGAGGACTGGACCCGGCTCGCCCGGCGCATGCCGGACGTCTCGGCCGCCCCGCTCTACATCGACGACTCCCCGAACCTGTCGATGATGGAGATCCGCGCCAAATGCCGGCGTCTGAAGCAGCGCAACGACCTGAAGCTCGTCGTCATCGACTACCTCCAGCTGATGCAGTCCGGCGGTTCCAAGCGCGCCGAAAGCCGTCAGCAGGAGGTCTCGGACATGTCCCGAAACCTCAAGCTGCTCGCGAAGGAGCTGGAGATCCCGGTCATCGCGCTGTCGCAGCTGAACCGTGGCCCCGAGCAGCGCACCGACAAGAAGCCGATGGTCTCCGACCTGCGTGAGTCGGGCTCCATCGAGCAGGACGCCGACATGGTCATTCTGCTGCACCGTGAGGATGCGTACGAGAAGGAGTCCCCTCGCGCGGGCGAGGCCGACCTGATCGTGGCCAAGCACCGAAACGGCCCGACGGCGACGATCACGGTCGCCTTCCAGGGTCACTACTCGCGCTTCGTGGACATGGCCCAGACCTGA